In a single window of the Streptomyces sp. NBC_00285 genome:
- a CDS encoding NAD-dependent succinate-semialdehyde dehydrogenase encodes MTKVVDSVPKQLFIQGNWEDAAEGARFPVDDPATGERLCEVADASPGDGQRALDAAVAAQNTWEATAPRERSDILRRAHEILLDRREDLALLMTLEMGKPLAEARGEVAYAAEFFRWFSEEAVRIDGGLTRTPDGANRILVMRQPVGPCLLITPWNFPLAMGTRKIGPAVAAGCTMVLKPAPQTPLSSLALAAVLKEAGLPDGVLNVVTTTDAAAVIEPLLRGGRVRKLSFTGSTQVGRLLLAQCADTVVRTSMELGGNAPFIVFEDADLERAVEGAMVAKMRNMGEACTAANRFFVHRSVADTFATRLAERMAGLAVGPGTEPASQVGPLIDAAGRAKADGLVQDAVRRGAQVITGGEVPDGPGHFYPPTVITGVSPESRLMRAEIFGPVAAVLTFDTEDEAVDAANDTEWGLVGYLFTRDLDRALRVGERLETGMVGINTGLVSNPAAPFGGVKQSGLGREGGRVGIDEFLEYKYLAIPVVEA; translated from the coding sequence GTGACGAAGGTCGTCGACTCGGTCCCCAAACAGCTCTTCATCCAGGGGAACTGGGAGGACGCCGCCGAAGGCGCCCGCTTCCCCGTGGACGACCCCGCGACAGGCGAGCGGCTGTGCGAGGTCGCCGACGCCTCACCCGGCGACGGACAGCGCGCCCTCGACGCCGCAGTCGCGGCGCAGAACACCTGGGAGGCCACCGCGCCCCGGGAACGCAGCGACATCCTGCGTCGCGCGCACGAGATCCTCCTGGACCGGCGCGAGGACCTCGCCCTCCTGATGACCCTGGAGATGGGCAAACCACTCGCGGAGGCACGCGGCGAGGTCGCCTACGCGGCCGAGTTCTTCCGCTGGTTCTCCGAGGAGGCCGTACGCATCGACGGCGGCCTGACCCGCACCCCCGACGGAGCCAACCGGATCCTGGTCATGCGCCAGCCGGTCGGCCCCTGTCTGCTGATCACCCCGTGGAACTTCCCGCTCGCCATGGGCACCCGCAAGATCGGCCCCGCGGTCGCGGCCGGCTGCACGATGGTCCTCAAGCCCGCCCCGCAGACCCCGCTCTCCAGCCTCGCCCTCGCCGCCGTCCTCAAGGAGGCAGGACTGCCGGACGGTGTGCTCAACGTCGTCACCACCACCGACGCCGCCGCAGTGATCGAGCCGCTGCTGCGCGGCGGGCGGGTGCGCAAGCTGTCCTTCACGGGGTCCACGCAGGTGGGACGGCTACTGCTCGCCCAGTGCGCCGACACGGTCGTGCGGACGTCGATGGAGCTGGGCGGGAACGCGCCCTTCATCGTGTTCGAGGACGCCGACCTTGAGCGGGCGGTCGAGGGGGCGATGGTCGCCAAGATGCGGAACATGGGTGAGGCGTGCACCGCCGCGAACCGCTTCTTCGTCCACCGGTCGGTCGCCGACACGTTCGCCACGCGGCTCGCCGAGCGGATGGCCGGGCTCGCGGTCGGCCCCGGCACCGAACCCGCCAGCCAGGTCGGCCCGTTGATCGACGCCGCCGGGCGTGCCAAGGCCGACGGCCTGGTCCAGGACGCCGTCCGGCGCGGAGCCCAGGTGATCACCGGGGGCGAAGTCCCGGACGGGCCGGGCCACTTCTACCCGCCGACCGTGATCACCGGGGTCAGCCCCGAGTCGCGGCTGATGCGGGCGGAGATCTTCGGACCGGTCGCCGCCGTCCTCACCTTCGACACCGAGGACGAGGCCGTCGACGCCGCCAACGACACCGAATGGGGCCTGGTCGGCTATCTGTTCACCCGGGATCTCGACCGCGCCCTGCGGGTGGGGGAGCGGCTGGAGACCGGCATGGTCGGCATCAACACCGGCCTGGTCTCCAACCCGGCCGCCCCCTTCGGCGGCGTCAAGCAGTCCGGCCTCGGCCGCGAGGGCGGCCGCGTCGGCATCGACGAGTTCCTGGAGTACAAGTACCTCGCCATTCCCGTCGTGGAGGCGTGA
- a CDS encoding aspartate aminotransferase family protein — MAHLSEHLRQATPVVVERGEGVHLFGADGRRYLDFTAGIGVTSTGHCHPQVVAAAQEQVATLIHGQYTTVMHRPLQRLTERLGEVLPQGLDSLFFANSGSEAVEAALRLARQATGRPNVVVCHGGFHGRTVAAASMTTSGTKVRTGFGPLMGGVVITPFPHAFHYGWDEETATRFALREFDQLLQTVSDPDDTAAIIVEPVLGEGGYVPANTAFLQGLRERADRHGMLLILDEIQTGVGRTGRFWGHEHFDVRADVLITAKGLASGFPLSGIAASSELMHRARPGSQGGTYGGNAVACAAALATLDVVEREGLVANAAAMGARLRTGLEEVAAKTPAIGDVRGLGLMLASEFVTETGEPDAATASRVLGAAVEEGLLLLPCGPWGNVVRMIPPLIVDAAGIDEGLRAWSVAVAAATTTGGTPS, encoded by the coding sequence ATGGCCCACTTGTCCGAGCACCTGCGCCAGGCCACCCCCGTCGTCGTCGAACGCGGCGAGGGAGTCCATCTGTTCGGTGCCGACGGCCGCCGCTACCTCGACTTCACCGCGGGAATCGGTGTCACCAGCACCGGACACTGCCACCCCCAGGTCGTGGCGGCAGCGCAGGAACAGGTCGCCACCCTGATCCACGGCCAGTACACGACGGTCATGCACCGCCCGCTGCAACGCCTGACCGAACGACTCGGCGAGGTCCTGCCGCAAGGCCTGGACAGCCTGTTCTTCGCGAACTCCGGCAGCGAGGCGGTCGAGGCCGCACTCCGGCTGGCCCGCCAGGCCACCGGCCGCCCCAACGTCGTCGTGTGCCACGGCGGCTTCCACGGCCGTACCGTCGCCGCCGCCTCGATGACCACCTCCGGCACCAAGGTCCGCACCGGGTTCGGCCCGCTCATGGGCGGGGTCGTCATCACCCCCTTCCCGCACGCCTTCCACTACGGCTGGGACGAGGAGACGGCGACCCGGTTCGCGCTGCGCGAGTTCGACCAGCTGCTCCAGACCGTCTCCGACCCCGACGACACCGCCGCGATCATCGTCGAACCGGTCCTCGGGGAGGGCGGCTACGTCCCCGCCAACACGGCCTTCCTGCAAGGGCTGCGCGAGCGCGCCGACCGGCACGGCATGCTGCTGATCCTCGACGAGATCCAGACCGGCGTCGGCCGCACCGGCCGATTCTGGGGCCACGAGCACTTCGACGTCCGTGCCGACGTCCTCATCACCGCCAAGGGCCTGGCCAGCGGCTTCCCGCTGTCCGGCATCGCCGCGTCATCCGAGCTGATGCACCGCGCGAGGCCCGGTTCGCAAGGCGGCACCTACGGCGGCAACGCCGTCGCCTGCGCGGCCGCCCTCGCCACCCTCGACGTCGTCGAGAGGGAGGGCCTGGTCGCCAACGCCGCTGCCATGGGTGCCCGGCTGCGCACCGGCCTGGAGGAGGTCGCCGCGAAGACCCCGGCGATCGGGGACGTCCGGGGCCTCGGGCTGATGCTGGCGAGCGAGTTCGTCACGGAGACCGGTGAGCCCGACGCCGCGACGGCGTCCCGGGTGCTGGGGGCGGCCGTGGAGGAGGGGCTGCTCCTGCTGCCCTGCGGGCCCTGGGGCAACGTCGTGCGCATGATCCCACCACTGATCGTCGACGCGGCCGGGATCGACGAGGGGCTGCGTGCCTGGTCGGTGGCGGTCGCCGCGGCTACCACGACCGGAGGCACCCCCTCGTGA